The DNA region GGCGTATTCCTCCGGAGTCAGGAGGCCCAGGTAACGGGACACCCGTGACGCATCGAGGGCGCGCGTCTGGTCCACCAGCACGACGCTGGGCACCCGCAGCCCACCCGCTCCGGCTGGCAGCACGGGATACAGCTCAGGCGCCGCCGTCACCCAGGCCTGCTCCCGGAACGTCGTCACCGGGGCGAGCATCAGCACTGGGAAGCGGGGCCGCCCAGCGTTCGTGGGCAGGCCCACCAGCACTGCAGGCCGCGGCCCCTCCTGTTCGTGCCCGCCCGGATCGTGCTCGGGAAAGTCGGCCACGAACACGGCTCCCGACGTGAGGACCGCCGTCACTCGCTCCCGATGAGGAGTTCGCCGTCTGCCCCCACCCGTACCGGCTCGCCCAGGGTGTAGGGATCGGCGCCGCCCCAGTCGTACGGCTCGAACTCGCCCAGACGGGAAGCGTCCCCATCCAGCCACGCCCGCGCTTCGCGGTCCGGCCCGGGCACCGTGACCGCAGTCAGCAGATCAGCTGGGCTGACCGGCTCGCCGGTTAGTTCCTCTAGGGTGGTCATGACCGCTCCCAGCGTCCCCAGATCCACGCGGCTGGCCTCGCCGCGCGCCAGAGCGTACACGGTACGCTCACTGACCCGGCCCCGTGCCGCCTGCGCGAGGCGGTACGCGCTCAGGCCATGAGCGGCCAGGTAGTGCCTCAGGGTAAACTGAACGGTTCGCATAGTGGCAACATCTTACCAGTACTGGCGAGGACTCTACCAACTTAACGGCTTTAACTGGGCATGGCTTGAATACCGGGCTGATCTAGAGAAATTAAAGGCGGCCCCCGGGTCACCTTCTTCGTTGGGCTGCTTTATCTGCCTCCAACAAGAAGAGAAGCCTGCTCAAGCCCGAATCAAAAACATCACCCGTGTCAGCGTCCCGCGCCCGCCTTCTTCGGCGTAGCGGGCCAACACTTCCGGGTCTTGAGTCCAGTGCCCCACCCGATACATGCCGCTGTAGAACCAGCGGCCTTCCCCCTTCATCACCTCTGGCCCCTTCATAAACACGGGAATGGCTTCGGCCTGTTGACACAACATCGCCGCAGACCCTTCGACGCCC from Deinococcus radiopugnans ATCC 19172 includes:
- a CDS encoding type II toxin-antitoxin system PemK/MazF family toxin translates to MTAVLTSGAVFVADFPEHDPGGHEQEGPRPAVLVGLPTNAGRPRFPVLMLAPVTTFREQAWVTAAPELYPVLPAGAGGLRVPSVVLVDQTRALDASRVSRYLGLLTPEEYALVHAAVRLIFSV
- a CDS encoding helix-turn-helix domain-containing protein, with translation MRTVQFTLRHYLAAHGLSAYRLAQAARGRVSERTVYALARGEASRVDLGTLGAVMTTLEELTGEPVSPADLLTAVTVPGPDREARAWLDGDASRLGEFEPYDWGGADPYTLGEPVRVGADGELLIGSE